The window TCTTTTCATCAATCCAGCAAttgataatgaaaaaaaaactgaaaggaaAATACTTTTCCACCAAAAGCAATACCCCGATTTTAAACACCGTATAACCTTGTAAGAATTTTCCAAACCTCTTCCTAAAATCCCCACTCTATTCATTTGTGACAGttttctgcctcctcctgccttGTTTTCTGAAACTAGGAGGAACCCAATCGTTGAAAAAGCCAGTAGGACATGAGGGGTGGAGAGAATCACGTCTGAATAAGAGTTGAAATGTTAAAGTGGTTCAGTTAGGCTGTGGAGGATGATGTGAGAGGGAATGGCAAGTCCAATCCAAGAAGTCTTCAGTACAAGTATTTCACTTGTTTTCGTGGTGATACAGACAGAGCTGTGCGCCTTTGCGCATTTGGAGGGATCTTCGGAAACTTTGGTCATATCAAAGTCTTTCCACTCCAGCACCAAACATGACCGAGAAGAATAGGTCATTAAGTGATCATCCGTGCAGTCCAGCGGGCAGCGACGTCTCCATTACACAACACGGATCGGACTCGGAGTGCCCGACGTCTCCTGCTGGGTTCGACGCGCACGGGGCAGCGAGCCCACCGGGGATTACGCGCAAACCGGAGAGCTGCCCAGAGGACGAGCGGTTCCCCGCCTGCATCCGTGACGCGGTGTCGCAGGTGCTGAAAGGTTACGACTGGTCTCTGGTGCCCGTGCCGAGTCATGGGGAGCGAGGGCCGAAGAACAAACCGCATGTGAAACGGCCAATGAACGCGTTCATGGTTTGGGCGCAGGCGGCGCGGAGGAAGCTGGCGGACCAGTATCCCCACCTGCACAACGCAGAGCTCAGCAAGACGTTGGGCAAACTGTGGCGGTGAGTAGAGCCTAGAGAGCAGCTGTAGACCGGCTGCAATGAACACTAAACTTAGCATAACTACAACTAAATAGTTTGACACTAACATGGAACCAATTAATCTTGTAAAATGCGCTTAAAACACTAATTCTTCTCTGCAGTGATATGTGTAAGAAGATTGAAATATCAGTAATTAAGGACCTGTCATATGTACTCACAAGCCTCATTTCCAGGAAAGATGGGGAATGTTCTAATATatgtaataaaaatgtaaatctgTTATTTGTTCATTAGTTTGAGCCTATTTTTAACAGACAAGATTCCAAAGAAATGAATTCATGTATCTTCACTGACCAGCTACATTGTATATAGAAAATATAAACACGTTTTAACACTCTGAAAATTGGGATAAAGGCGTGTTAATGTTGTGTTACATCAGCCTTCCTAGGTCACATTTCTGGATGTTGCGGTGGACTGAgttgaataaaaaaagttttttttcaagGCCATGTGGTAGTATAGATCACATCTGCATGAGCTGAAGGGACAAAGGTCACCCGGAAGTGGTTTCAGCCTTGGCCTTTACAAACTGAGATTTGCCTGGACTCCCTGAGTCTTTACCAATATTTAGCATTGTAGATATTGAAAAATTAAACTTCTTTGCGATATTGCattgtgattttgttttgttttttgtctttgggGGATGCTCCTTTCATACCCAATTCTGGCACCCTCACCTGCCACCAGTTAATCTGCTGATTGTGCAGTCTTGCAGGACACCATTGCttgtttattctgttatttattatttattatactCGTCAGTCTTTTTGTCCCTGTTAATATTTTCAAAGTACAAtgaagttggtcagtgaagacactgaaaaGCAATTCCTTGGACAGGTGTCTGTTTAAGGTTTAAACCAGTCTTTATCACATTTTTAGAAAACTTCCCATTTTTTTCTAGAGGTCTGATTTGCATGTACAGAAGGCTACAACACTTTTCACTGCAGCAAGCAACAAAAATGTTTCTCTTAGCCATTACTCAAAAAACAGACACGTTTGGGCCTTGTGCCACTTTTAGGACTTATGGCCCAGGTCTGGCACTGGCATATTTCTAGTGTTTTATGGTTGTAAAGATCAGAAAGAAATCTCGGTCCATTGTGTCTGATGGATCTGTGGCTGAGTGAAAAGAACCACAATCAGTCTAAGTTAACTTTGTCATTCAAAGCCAAGCTGGAGTCATTAAAAAACTGCAGCTGTTGGCCAAGCTGCTATCTGGCTAAATCGGACTTCTGGCATTAATAAAATGGCAGTCCAGAAATGTTACTCAGAGAAGTAGTGAAAATTCTATTCTTTTCTAACCTATTTTTTCAGTATTGGCAACGTGCAGTCTACCTTGAAATGGGCActttttgactgtttttaaaGCTCCGTCCCCGTATGCACTAACTCCTTGCTGCTTCTGTAGGCTTCTCTCTGAAACAGAGAGGCGTCCCTTTGTGGAGGAGGCTGAGAGGCTGAGGCTGCAGCACAAGAAAGACTATCCAGACTACAAATACCAGCCTCGGAGGCGCAAGAGTGCCAAACTGGGCCAAGCGGACTGCATACCCAgactggttcagcagcagcacgGCTTTTGTAAGACAGAACCTGGCTTGGCCAGAATGAATGCCACAGGGGGGGCACACCAGCATTACTATTCAAACAGGCCAGGTGATGGAACTATAATACATTTCTGATTAGAGCATCTTCTACAAATTAATTCTTTTTATGGTCTATTGTAAAAGACAACCTTGAATCTTGGTTCTGATTTCTAGGTCAGCCTCATGGTCCTCCGACTCCTCCTACTACCCCTAAAATTGATCTGCACTTGGGGAGCAAGCACGAGAGCCCTGCTCATCCTCCCAGCCGTCAGAACATCGACTTTAGCAACGTGGACATCTCAGAGCTCAGCACTGATGTCATCTGCAACATGGATGGCTTCGATGTCCATGAGTTCGACCAGTACCTGCCTCCAAACAGCCACGGCACCACTCTTCTAACCCCGATGGAAACCAGCAACCCCTCTGGTTCATTCGTCCCACACGGTGCCCACGCTCACACTGATGGCATCCTGCACTTCACAGCAAAAGCCCAAGAGCTGCATGAGGTTGGCACTCAGGGACCACAGATTAAAACTGAGCAGATGAGTCCCGGTCACTACAGCTCCTCACCCTCCTCCTCTACTCCTCCTCTGTCACACCAACTTCAGTACACTTCCCTGAGCTCCGGCGCCTGcccttcctccacctcctcctcctcgtctccTGCCAATCAATCAGACTACACTGAACTTCAGAGCTCCAGCTTCTACAGCGCATTTTCTGGTTATCCCGCCAGTCTGTATCAGTACCCATACTTTCCCTCATCTGGCAGGTCTTATGCCACGCCGCTTATCAACAGCCTGGCCTTGGTGCCACCTCAGCACAGTCCTCCCTCTGGCTGGGAGCAGCCTATATATACTACACACACCAGGCCTTGAAAGGGACAAATACGTGGCCTTGGATGCAGTACTGCACAACTCAGACTTGAGGTGTTTATACATGCGGCAACTTTTGGCCACAACTCCTGCTTTGTGTGTTGATATatcgctactttttttttctttctttcatgtggaaaagaaaatcaaagattGACAAGGATTCCATTTCTTGTTTTGACGTCGACCGTTTTTTGAGTAAAAGCATGAGCAGAATgacatttcaaaccaattaaatGTTCCAAAATGTTCCAAATTTCCCACCAGGGAAATTTAGATATGAAAGTAGCACCTATTTAAGACAAGGAGTTTGAGGTTTTATGGGACTTTTTCCGCACAAAAGCTGGCTGAGTGAAATAGTTTCCGaatgttcatgtgttttgattcACAATGAAGGTATTGCATTTTTTAATTATGTGAGCCTGGTTTCCATAAGAGTTTCATACTTTAGACCAACAGattgtgccttttttttaaaatttttatctATATAGCAGCAAAGATTGGCACACCTTGAATGGCCCCTTCCACTGAGAGACTGTTTCTATTAAATTTTGCTTCTCACTGTTGCTTAAACTTTACTGTGTACCTGTAAACAGAATGCATTTCACCACAACTGGTTCAGGAGCCAGTTCTGGTCCAATAGGTCAGTTCCTGCTGACCAGTTTCATCATGCTTTTTTTAATCAGGGGTCAGTAGCACAGCTGAAGGAGGCCTGTTGCTTCGGTTGCATCTgatcttctttttccttttatttattgttgtcCACTTAACGTGTTTGTGCAGCGAAGTGCcattccagatgtgcaagttgtcAGTTCCATAGACACTAATCCCCCCTCAATACCGTCAGAGATGCAGGCCTTTGAACTGAGCGCTGATAACAACCCAGATGGTTCCTCTTTTGTCTTGGGAATGTGGCGTCCATGTGGAATGTGAAAAAGTCCATTTTAAATCCATTTAAGTCCATTTTAACTCTGGCTCATAGAAGATGGTGGCAGTTCTGGATAAtgtatggcttcttctttgcatgatagagctttaacctgcatttgtggatggcacgtTGTACTGTGTTCACAGACGGTGGAAGGGTTTCAGAGCTCATGCAGTGATTTTTGGGACAGAAacctgtctgtttttaatgcagtgctgcgCGAGTACCCGGAGATCACGGGCATCCAATACTTAGTTTCGAATGTCCGGAGTCTTCAAACACAAGCGAAAGTGGTACAGGCAGTCTTTAGATACCAGATGTCATGAAAGTCAAATAAGTGCACAGCGACATTCACTGTCTAACTGCAGGTGGTACTTTACGCAGGGCGTTTTCTATTTCACCAAATGTTTGATCAAACATCAACAGaacatttgaaaatacacacaaaaccatcagaatttaaaaaaaaaaaaagttttgcgcGCGTGATGCTGTGGCCTCAACGTGTGAAGAGTTTTGTGGCTCCAGTGGCACAGCCAGTAAATCATGTTCCACTGTGATGCAGATGCCACGGTTTGAAACCCCTGGTGGTCAAACACTGCTCACCAGAATTGTAACAATCTATGAATAAGGTTTGATTTGAAATGCTTAGCATTTTGCTTGGACCCCAGTCGTTGCAATACTGTATTTTCTGGGTTGTTTCCAGtccagctgctgctcctgcCGTGTTTCCTGTGATTAGCTAATTTCACAGTCTAAACTCCAGCTGTCTGGTTAAAACGGTAGCAGGACTACATGGATGGGACAGCTTTGCAAGGTTTTCCAGTGGCGCTACAAGAAATTCCATTCATTAGCCTATAACAGAGGGAAAATACTTTGAGTTGTTGACATTAACTGAGTAGTAATAAGGCAGTCTGGGTTATCTAATACactatgaaaacattttaatgaAAACAGCCATTAACCCAAGTTAGGGTTACAGTTCTTACATCCAGGCCAAACTATCGGGTAATTAAATGGCAGCTTCATCATTAATAGACATTTGCTACATGTTCCAGTGGCTATAATATTATCTTCAGGAATTACACTGTGACTGCTGTGCCAATGTCCCACCCATTTTAAACACTTCCTGTGTGGGTCCAACCTGGCGGCTGCAGCTCAGTGGCTCTCTGTCTGAGCAGTTTACCATGACAACCCAGTTGCCAACGACAACAAGACAGCCAGACTGCTAAACATTGATTTAGCCATATGTCCGTAACCGTGGAGCCCGTGTGCGGAAGTTTGTGTCAAGACTGGCGATATCATCATGTGACATTTACGCCAGCAGTCACACAGTTCACAGTTTTTTTCCTGGGGTGAACTAAACACATCCCAGCTCTTTTTTACAAACCCAAATTGCAACGGTAGgagaattgaattaaaaaaaagtaaacccAATAAACCTCAGTAATTCTCACATTTACTTTGACATGAATGTGCTTGCAGATAGTATTGATCTGTCTCCAACACGTCTGTTGGAGTCTGTATGCCTCCAGACCCGTGCAAATTTAGAGCTTGTAATGAGGTAAATTAATAAATacaattactttattttaaacatgtgattGTCATCATGAGTCAGTACAAAGCAGTGTCCGTGAAAGGTTGCGTCTTTGAGGAGCAAAAAGGGCAAAGAATCTCAAGTTTGTGAGAAAGTGactgaaatgtttaaaaacaatgtaaCTCAAATATTAGCGGGGATTTTCATATGTCTCCCTCTATGGTGCAGAATATCAAACAATTTAAGGACTATGGAGGACTTTTAGTGTGTTTTGGTCAAGGGGGCAAGCCGAAGCTGGATCTTTCATCACTGCATTCATCTATAGCTGATATAACCACATTGGCATTAGATCGATGCCGAGAACCATAATATGGAGTTACATTCACAAATACCCTCTAAACATTTACTGTAGCCTTACGTTAACCTTGTCCAGGTTCAGGATcaacttctctgggctcggaggcatcTAGGGTGGACCATCACACATTGGAAACATGTATTGTTTTTAGACCAATCAGTACTCTAGCTCTTTATCGGAAGAAATGGACACTCTGCTCAGGACCAAAAACGAAGAGGATCATCCAGACTGTTGTCAGCAACAAGTCCAAAAGCCAGGCTCTGTGATGGGTTTGGGGTCATATCAGTGACGCTGCCTTCAAGACGACATCTTTCCCAGGTACATCGGTTTCGCACGGGTCTGCCTGCAGTCCTGACCTGACCCCAAGGGGAGAATGTGTGGAGAATTTTGAAACGAAAAATGCAATGGAAACCCTTTACTGCTGCCGACATGTTTGCAGGAAGAACGGGACAAAATACTGCAACAGCTAAAATGCTTTATCAGTTTGGTAGCCTCAATGCCAGAATATCTTTTAAGTTACATTACAAAGCAGTAAAAGCTTTACTGTCCCAGCTCTCTTTTGGAATGTGTTGCAAggcaaaaaatgcaaaaatggatGTATGCTCACAAATGAAACAGACACAGCATGAGATATCTTTAGTCCATACTGTCTGCAGTGAAATAAAAGTCATTGTTAATGTTGGAATCactatgatttttttccccctctttacTGATTTGGGATTAGACAGGACACCAATGGGCACAATCTGCCGTAATAGAAAACAAGCGAGTCTCTGGGATTCAACTGTGTTGAGAAAGTGGCGCTTGGAGATAATAGGAATGTGTATTCTGTTCAAAAAAGCTTTATTGGAGACCGTCATGACAAGGTTAGGAATAGGACAAGTCTGATGCATTCAGCCAGTGGTTGTGATCACGGTCAGCTATTAGAAACTGTGAATAATATGGCAAggattttaacatttaaaagccAGACTGGATATGTGTTGCAGATATCTGTAATTCAGTTTTGCCTAGTCAAAAAGAACATTTCAGATATCCGCAACTACATTCTTGCTAGGACAAATGACGTCACTTTTGCCATTCATGTGTATGGGGTTTGTCAATACAGATATCTACAATTCAGTTGCAGATATCCGCTACGTAATTACGGATATCTGTAACTGAATTACGACGAGTAGTAATTCCAGTTTGAGATATCTACAACGTCATTTTGACTAGTCATAATTCCAGTTACAGATATCTTTAATTTACCTCAATTAAAGATCTTAAATTATGTTTTGACTGGGCGAAATGACATTGTTGATATCTCAAACTGGAATTCTAATTGTCGTAATTCAGCTTCAGATATCTGTAATAACGTAGCGGATATCTACAACTAAATTGTAGATATTTGTAATCACAAACCCCATACACATGAATGGCAAAAGTGACGTCATTTGTCTTAGCAAGAATGTAGTTGTGGATATATTCAGTTTTGCCTAGGCACAACTGAATTACAGATATCTCTATATTTTGTTTCGACCAGTCACAATTACGTTACAGATATCTTGAATGAAAAATCCAACTATTCAAAATGTAATCACGACTTGTCAGAAAGACATTGTTGATATCTACACTGTTAATTCTGGATAATCAAACTTagcttttaaatgttaaaatggcTTGTCATAGAATAATGCCCATTGGTTGTAAACAAATATGATTTGTTACACATGTGTTAGCACCCAAGCTACTTCTTTTCCATGCTCTCGGCCCTTATTTAAAGCTAAGCTAACTGCCTCTGGCTAGCATCTATTTAATGGATTTTGGGAGcataaagcctttttttttataatgtcTCCCAAGTCAGTGTCAGGTGGGACTGAAGTCTATGTGAG of the Odontesthes bonariensis isolate fOdoBon6 chromosome 23, fOdoBon6.hap1, whole genome shotgun sequence genome contains:
- the sox8a gene encoding transcription factor SOX-8a, translated to MTEKNRSLSDHPCSPAGSDVSITQHGSDSECPTSPAGFDAHGAASPPGITRKPESCPEDERFPACIRDAVSQVLKGYDWSLVPVPSHGERGPKNKPHVKRPMNAFMVWAQAARRKLADQYPHLHNAELSKTLGKLWRLLSETERRPFVEEAERLRLQHKKDYPDYKYQPRRRKSAKLGQADCIPRLVQQQHGFCKTEPGLARMNATGGAHQHYYSNRPGQPHGPPTPPTTPKIDLHLGSKHESPAHPPSRQNIDFSNVDISELSTDVICNMDGFDVHEFDQYLPPNSHGTTLLTPMETSNPSGSFVPHGAHAHTDGILHFTAKAQELHEVGTQGPQIKTEQMSPGHYSSSPSSSTPPLSHQLQYTSLSSGACPSSTSSSSSPANQSDYTELQSSSFYSAFSGYPASLYQYPYFPSSGRSYATPLINSLALVPPQHSPPSGWEQPIYTTHTRP